One region of Pseudomonas sp. B21-040 genomic DNA includes:
- a CDS encoding electron transfer flavoprotein subunit beta/FixA family protein, whose protein sequence is MKVLVAVKRVVDYNVKVRVKADNSGVDLANVKMSMNPFCEIAVEEAVRLKEKGVATEIVVVSVGPSTAQEQLRTALALGADRAILVESAEDLTSLAVAKLLKAVVDKEQPQLVILGKQAIDSDNNQTGQMLAALSGYGQGTFASKVEISGDSVAVTREVDGGAQTVSLKLPAIVTTDLRLNEPRYASLPNIMKAKKKPLEVLTPDALGVSTASTNKTVKVEAPAARSAGIKVKSVAELVEKLKNEAKVI, encoded by the coding sequence ATGAAGGTTCTTGTAGCTGTCAAACGCGTTGTGGATTACAACGTCAAGGTTCGCGTCAAGGCGGACAATTCCGGCGTCGACCTCGCTAACGTGAAGATGTCGATGAACCCGTTCTGCGAAATCGCAGTGGAAGAAGCCGTACGCCTGAAAGAGAAAGGTGTTGCGACTGAAATCGTCGTCGTCTCCGTCGGCCCGTCCACCGCTCAAGAGCAACTGCGCACCGCGCTGGCTCTGGGTGCCGACCGCGCCATCCTCGTCGAGTCCGCCGAAGACCTGACTTCCCTGGCCGTTGCCAAACTGTTGAAAGCGGTTGTCGACAAGGAACAGCCTCAGCTGGTGATCCTTGGCAAACAAGCCATCGACAGCGACAACAACCAGACTGGCCAGATGCTCGCTGCATTGAGCGGCTACGGTCAGGGCACGTTCGCTTCGAAAGTCGAAATCAGCGGCGACAGTGTTGCCGTGACTCGCGAAGTCGACGGCGGCGCGCAGACAGTTTCCCTGAAACTGCCGGCGATCGTCACCACCGACCTGCGTTTGAACGAGCCGCGTTATGCGTCCCTGCCAAACATCATGAAAGCCAAGAAGAAGCCTCTCGAAGTGCTGACTCCGGATGCTTTGGGCGTTTCCACCGCCTCCACCAACAAGACCGTGAAAGTCGAAGCGCCAGCTGCACGCAGCGCGGGTATCAAGGTCAAGTCGGTGGCTGAACTGGTCGAGAAACTGAAAAACGAAGCGAAGGTAATCTAA